The nucleotide window ATTCCTCAcatgttgatttaaaattaattgaaattgccattaacaataatgtaacaattttattacttcCACCCCATTCAAGTCACCTATTACAGCCTATGGATTTGGCAGTGTTTAAATCGGTGAAGACCACATGGGACCAACGTTTATGCACCTGGAATAGACATCACTATGGACAAAAGTTACCAAAACAAGAATTGTCAAGGATTATATGCAATATCTGGGCAACTCTagacaaacaaattataaaaaatggatttaaaaaaGCAGGAATTTATCCTTATAACTATAATGCAATTGATTCAACACAGTTTGATCCTTTAAGTCTTTCCAGATGGAATTTAAGAAATacagttgaaaataataaccaaactGATATTAATCAGCCATCAACCTCTGAAGAATCTGCAAATAATACACCTGAACAATCTACTAATAATACAACTGCACAATTTAcagatattaatacatttgaagAAATGTTACTAAATTCCATGAAGCAAATCcctattgaaaatacaaaaagaaGACAAGTATCTAGTGGAGCCTCAGTTATCACATCTGAAGAagcaattactattttaagagAAAAAGACTTAGAAAAGAgcaaaccaaaaaataataaaagaaagaaACAAGCTGATGAAGTCCCAGTCAATGAAACCCATATTGCAGACATAAATAcagaatatataattgaacaaaatttGGATTCATTTGATGAAGACTTGGAtctaaatttttcattagttaGTGaagataatgatttattgaatGAACTGCAAAGAGAAGAAGAAAATTTAGCTGATGAACGCTATCTATTTCGCACAACAAATTATTGGAGATTggatattagtaaatatatgtaaaagaGAAATCTTCAAATGTGAAGCATTATGTtggtattattaaagaaattagtgatgataataatatgcttaaagTCAGATTTGTCAAGTTAAAATCTGAAGACAAAAACTCTACCACATTCGTCTATCCAATTGCTGATGATATTGATAATGTTTCTGACTCAAATGTTGTTTGTTGTTTACCTCAGCCTACAGTGGGTAGAAGATCTCAACTTATATTTGGAATTACATTTAGTCAATATAACCTAAAAAAGTAATCTATAgtctgattaaaatataagaaaataattaagtagttACTTAAAagcatttgttttatattattattattatgattataagtttttcatattttattattatttatttctaagttaagtataaaatgtatatatatataaatatataaaagtataaaatgttaactttttttttaattgaaataaaaaaaagaagatgaGAAGATCTTAACTTATACTTGGAATTACATTTAGtcaatataacttaaaaatgtaatcaaaagtctgattaaaatatatgaaaataattagtttagtacttaaaatcatttgatttaaataattatcactaaaagtttttcatattttattattattttttttaagtatgaaatttgttaattttttgttttttatattatatatattatatatacctatatacataaattgtttaataaaaatatatttgaaaatatttgcattgttgttttatcaaaatactatataaatcttaaaattccTTATATGAGAGTGAAGTGAAATGTAAGTAAGGAGATGCTTATAATAGTTTGTAggatatgataaaaatgtgacaatatatttgtaattataacaatagctGTCATTTCTAAACTATTTGAACAAATACAGCTTTGTAAACGTAGTATTAtagctaaaattatttagtttaaggCACTTACCCCACGTTTAAATAACAGtggtattagtatttttaaacagtcCGTTTTGCACTTACCCCTTGTCAAGGGGCAAGtgcgacatttttttttttttattattttcaatcgtaaaaatattttttaaatatttcacataATGTTGACAGTGTACTTAGATAAAACACTTCCATATCAGTACATTGCAAtaatcatcatatttttaagttaattatttcaagagAAATTAACAGATCAAGTTGAACTATTCAAATTTGCGTCGCAGTTACCCCACTTCACCttacctttttattattattttttataattatatctaaaggtaaatttattgatgttgATCAAATTcctaacttttataaaatcataaaatattaagtttgtaaattgtgataaaaattcatttaaagactgattgttttgttttttttatttattattattcctataCCTACATTGTTACTTATggttttaggtaggtattgacTAAAAGCAAAAGGGGTTTTTTCTTAAgttttgtataatgtttaaatgtattatacaattattgttctaataaaatattaatttaaagtaggtacctatttgattTGAAATTGCGTTcacactaataaattattatagaatcaattgaaaaaaattatatatatttattattattattatatattctgttcttttattagttgtattttatctagttgaaataaatttattttttaggtaggtaagtacatatttttgattttttaacaaatactaTAGTAGATGCCAATAACTATGTACTCGGGTGCCTATAACAAAAACTACCGGCGCATACTAGTTGCCTCCCAAAATATACGAATTGCCTCCCGTCCTTATCgtaaataaaaagattaatttaCACTAGTTGCCTCTGGTGACCAGGTAGTTCATAATTCTATACGAATTGCCTCCCATATAGAATTAAGTAGTGGTTCATAAACTTCACTGAACAGTTCCACATAAAtagataatgtttatttatattaaaaatatcagacttggtaaaaacaataaaaatattaaaaaaatcaatacaaataaaacatattttactacttattaaaaatatatagtgcaGTTAAAAAACATCagttttaggtataatatatagaataatgttataatagtttttggtattgtttattcgttattaaaaatttccgACTtggttaaaaacaataataatataaaaataatcaataaaaataaaacatattataggtactacttattaaaaatatatagtgcaGTTAAAAAACAtcagtcaataaaataaatgatggtaataataatataataaaaaaaaaattatttataagattgCTTaggcttatattttttagccaatatttgtaggtactcaaaatttgttatttttttttcatttagcttttttatttgggtatcaatgaaaattattttgtctctaatttttaatcatccaTGTAATTTAGGCTTATTAGaactatgttttaaaattacagtcTCCgtctgaattaattttaaaacgtcaataaatttgaatatattaggATGGGGAGActcaaaataactattaaatttactatggaAAAATTCACATGCATTGGTTGTGCGATCAATGCTGGAACTTTTTTCCGCCCATATATGAGGTGGAAAAATTGAATCTTCTGATATATATGTATCCACTAAATAGTCTGAAAATTGAGTTATTTTATCATCTAAAGGCTGTATGGGCGTATGGCTGCTAGTTCCATTGAAAACATATCTCCAACTTCCGCTGGGTTCAAAAATGATAAGCCAAATATGTACGTTAAATATTGTCTTATCGAATCGTCATTAGAGTAATGCGAAGCTAATCCAAGTGACTGAATTTTACGCCACCAAGCTTGCCCAAGATGAAATCGACAACCTCTTATAGAACTATTTGGCCATATACATGTTATAGAATTGTGTATggctttttcaaaatcaatataaattatgttaggcttaaaattactatctatttttaaacacaacgtatttaatacattaaggGCCGTTATTACAATGTCATGCTAAGGTGTACGCTAACGTAGCGGACACCAGGGCTTGAAACCGAAATGATAAATTTGGGTTTTGGTTTTGATTTTGGTTTcaggtttttgattttatcggTTTCTATTTCACTTTTAAATATCGGTTTTCAGGTTTTCCGGTTTCAATTTCGTTTTCATAAAACggtttacattttttccagTTTCCGTTTGGGTTATAAATATCGGTTTTCAGATTTTCTggtttcaattttgttttcataaaacGGTTTACATTTTGTCCAGTTTCCATATGGGTTATAAATACCGGTTTTCAGATTTTCCGTTTTCAATTTTGGTTGTAAAAACGGTTTACATTTTTCCCAGTTTCTATTTGGGTTATAAATACCGGTTTTCAATTTCAGTTTTGTAAAACGGTTTACACTTTTTTCGGTTCCATTAGAgttaaatactgttttttttttataaaataaacttttccggtttttacttttacgtataattgtacctactactaagtatattatattttgttatttaataaatttatttattataaacgtgttaatgtgttattacatttagcatggtaacaattatttttaggtataaaatagttatcaatattgaattttatcatttcattaattatcactggtgtaatatatataatatacctacatatattttgaataggtaTTTCAACCTACCACCTCTCTGTAGTAAGGCTTATACGGTGtgaaattaagtaaattataaaatacagtacATTATATAGTACCCATATATCTATAACCTATAATAGGTTACctattattgaaaactttCAGACATGACAGCAGTAAGCCGTAAACTGACAATGTTGCCAAAATATTGTGTTGCCAATGGTAGGAATGTTGAAGCTGCTAAAGTTCCCTTTGGATATATTACTGATAATAGACATACAATTTACTGTCtatgaaactaaaatatattgccCATCAGTGTTTAACTATATTCTTGATAGACATTATAAATggcaaaatacaaaattcaaaataaactaatcAAGTCAAAAAATGATGcaactaaaaattactaaatttcaACTGTGCAAAGATTGACACATCATGATATTATCAA belongs to Aphis gossypii isolate Hap1 unplaced genomic scaffold, ASM2018417v2 Contig00063, whole genome shotgun sequence and includes:
- the LOC126553069 gene encoding LOW QUALITY PROTEIN: uncharacterized protein LOC126553069 (The sequence of the model RefSeq protein was modified relative to this genomic sequence to represent the inferred CDS: inserted 4 bases in 2 codons), which produces MDLAVFKSVKTTWDQRLCTWNRHHYGQKLPKQELSRIICNIWATLDKQIIKNGFKKAGIYPYNYNAIDSTQFDPLSLSRWNLRNTVENNNQTDINQPSTSEESANNTPEQSTNNTTAQFTDINTFEEMLLNSMKQIPIENTKRRQVSSGASVITSEEAITILREKDLEKSKPKNNKRKKQADEVPVNETHIADINTEYIIEQNLDSFDEDLDLNFSLVSEDNDLLNELQREEENLADERYLFRTTNXIGDWILVNIXVKEKSSNVKHYVGIIKEISDDNNMLKVRFVKLKSEDKNSTTFVYPIADDIDNVSDSNVVCCLPQPTVGRRSQLIFGITFSQYNLKK